The genomic window CATTCAGTGAGCTTACGTACGATACCACGCAGTTCAACCTCTAACTCATTGATAGTATTTTCAAACGTCTGTTGATCATCTGCTGATAAGGCTGCAAAACTATCTTCACTGTGTGGCTCTTTACCGTTCATCGCAACAAGTTGATAATCACCCTGCGTGGTAATTGAAACGCTAATACCGCGCTCTTCTGCACTTTTCGTTAATGACTTTAAGGTTGCTTCTTGTTTTGAAGCCAATGCTGATTTTAATTTTTCAGCGCGTGAATAATAAAGTTCATTATCAAATGCTAGAGGAAACGCTTTTACTAACCGTTTCATTAAATTTTCAATATCTTTTTTAAAGCTACAACCTTCCCCTGCCGGTAGTTTTAATACTTTCGGGCAGCGCGTATCATCAAAATTAGATACATAGCACCAATCATGCAATGTATGGCTATTACCATTAGGTTCATGCCGATTTAGATAACGCATCACCATCGTTCGTTTGCCTAAACCATTTCGACCGATGGCATAAATATTATAGCCTTTTTCTTTTATCGACATCGCAAACTCAACCGCATGTTGAGCCCGTTCCTGTCCTACTATTTCATCTAATGGTGTAAGGTGTTTAGTAGACTTACACGCATCACTCAATCCGTTTAGAGCTGCAACTCGATACAGCTTGTCACTGGTTAGAGGCGCTAAAGACATAATCGATCCCTCTCATATATGACATTTATTATTAAGTTTACGCACAAATAACTGATGATTAAGTGATATAAGGTAGATTTAGTGCTAAGGCTCTCACTATTAACAATTTTTTGATGGAATTTTAACCAAAAAAAAGCCCAAGCTGATATTTTTATAAATAAATATCAGGCTGAGCTTATTTTTTGTCGCTGAATCAATTACAAATTGCTAAGGCTATGATTAACCTAACGTTACCATTGCGCCTTTACCAACACCTTCATAAGCAAAAACATCCAGCTGATCAGTTGCTGCTAATTGCGGTTTTATTTGCTCGGCAATGTAACTTGCAAGTAATTCAACTGTAGTATCCGTTGCTAAAATTTCTGTCACTGATTTTGCAATCGCTAATTCAAATTCACCTTGTGGCGCGGTATAACGAAAACCGTAATGGGTTTCATCATTGATATTTGCCGCGACTGTACTTAAATTTAACTCACTGACACTGATCACATCTTCTTGTGATCCTAGGTAAATATCATGCCAACGTTGCGCCCACTGCTGCTCTAAATCAGCATTGCGTTGACCATTAACCACTAACTCTACCGGTGAACGGTGACCATGAGCAATACGCTGGCAGTTACCATCATGTTTTTTCAAACCATGACTGTAATGATAAAACGCGCCATCAATCTTCTCGTGACGTAAGGTGATTTCTAATCCTTGTACATTGCTCGGTAAATGCCCCAACAATAGTTGCTGCACATACTCCGTCACACTTTCAATAGTGATTGCATCAGTATCAATAAAACAAAAAGCTTGCTCTGGGCTGTGCAAATGAATAGCGTGTTGTTCACTGACCAAATCAACCGTCATGTAATTTTCTTTCGTTACAGCGGTTTGAATGGCGACTGAAGCTGAAGGAATCAATAATCGATGATCAACATATTGATCAACGAGTTGTTTAATTTGTTTTTTTACGCGGCTGAAATCAAGCACCATGCTCATTTCATTCAACTCACCCGACATCACCACATCAAGGATCCAGCTTTCACCCACCATTCCTCGTTGTGGACATAAGTAAGATGCGTCAATTACAGTGAGGTCTCTAACGAATAGCTTCAAGGTGAAGTCCTTTATTGATAATGGTTGTCGTTTACTAGGGAAATGCATTATACGCGGCTAAACGGGCGAGTAAACCTTCAGTTCTCTTGCCTCTTAATAAAATGTTCCAGTGCCGCAATAACACACCAATATTATTGCGATCACCACACTGGAACATAAAAATCAGGCCTTAGAAACGGTAATTCAATGAAGCATAACCCGCTAGCACACTTTTTATTTGTGACGCCGCTTTATTAGAAGACCATGGCTTAATATCTTCACCTTGAGTGGCAGTATTACGCATTCCTATTTCAGCCGAGATATGGTTCGAAATTCGCCAAGCAACACCAGCTTGAATACCAAGAACCTGTCCCGATTGACTATGTGAGCCATAATTCTGACCTTTTAGATCTGCCGTCATGTAACCTACATGAGCACCGATAAATGGATTAATTGCTTTACCTGCACGGAAAAAATAATCTGCATTTAAAAGGTGTAAAGTCACATCAGTATCAATGGCTTTCATGCCATCTAAATCAGACTGAGTACTTATTTTTTGCCAGCTATAATAAATACGGCCGGATCCACCAGCAGTGTAAAAACCAAGATCAACACCAATAAATCCCG from Photobacterium toruni includes these protein-coding regions:
- a CDS encoding 6-carboxytetrahydropterin synthase, with the translated sequence MKLFVRDLTVIDASYLCPQRGMVGESWILDVVMSGELNEMSMVLDFSRVKKQIKQLVDQYVDHRLLIPSASVAIQTAVTKENYMTVDLVSEQHAIHLHSPEQAFCFIDTDAITIESVTEYVQQLLLGHLPSNVQGLEITLRHEKIDGAFYHYSHGLKKHDGNCQRIAHGHRSPVELVVNGQRNADLEQQWAQRWHDIYLGSQEDVISVSELNLSTVAANINDETHYGFRYTAPQGEFELAIAKSVTEILATDTTVELLASYIAEQIKPQLAATDQLDVFAYEGVGKGAMVTLG